One region of Eremothecium gossypii ATCC 10895 chromosome II, complete sequence genomic DNA includes:
- the MSS1 gene encoding Mss1p (Syntenic homolog of Saccharomyces cerevisiae YMR023C (MSS1)), which produces MLRTIGRRWLSVPATTYAPTIYALSTPMGQKSAIAVVRVSGTHARLVYEKLTDSKRPPTPRRASLRNLYSPQSAPEKVFLDSALTLFFEQPGTFTGEDILELHVHGGKAVVAGVLDAIGALHDESAGVQIRYAEAGEFSRRAFQNGRFDLTEIEGIGELIDAETETQRRSAISSFRGQNRLLFAGWRQQIVDNIAQVAAIIDFGDDTEIQDIDAILEGVRCSVKALRREVADFVERVTRSTILQSGIRLSVLGAPNAGKSSLVNCITKDDTSIVSSIPGTTRDAIDVPLDINGYKVILTDTAGVRAHSTDPIELIGIARAQERTARSDIVLLVVDATAATPLSPALRSHLRDLTDKCRLVVINKSDLVPPSRLKYIQTQLAAELPDCGPALVISCKQRDGLDALVHALTSHFTDLASCAAADPIAISARARDILRQDVLAGLDGFLRLASSAEVDVASESLRSAADGIGTITGDAVGVEEVLGVVFSNFCVGK; this is translated from the coding sequence ATGCTTAGGACCATCGGGCGAAGATGGCTGAGCGTTCCAGCAACTACGTATGCCCCGACGATCTATGCTCTCTCCACGCCTATGGGCCAGAAATCGGCCATCGCAGTGGTTCGGGTTTCCGGAACGCATGCCCGCCTGGTATACGAGAAGCTCACGGACTCTAAAAGGCCGCCCACACCCCGGCGTGCATCACTTCGGAACTTATACAGCCCCCAGTCGGCGCCAGAAAAGGTGTTCTTGGATAGCGCGCTGACTTTGTTCTTCGAGCAGCCCGGCACGTTCACGGGGGAAGACATACTGGAGCTGCACGTGCACGGCGGCAAGGCGGTGGTCGCAGGCGTCCTCGACGCGATTGGCGCACTGCATGACGAGAGCGCCGGTGTGCAGATACGCTACGCGGAAGCCGGCGAGTTTTCCAGACGGGCGTTCCAGAACGGGCGTTTCGACCTGACGGAGATCGAGGGGATTGGCGAGCTCATCGATGCAGAGACAGAAACACAGCGCAGGAGCGCAATATCGAGCTTTCGCGGCCAGAACAGGCTCCTCTTTGCCGGCTGGCGCCAGCAGATCGTGGACAACATTGCGCAGGTGGCTGCGATCATCGACTTTGGGGACGATACCGAAATCCAGGACATCGACGCTATTCTGGAGGGGGTGCGCTGCAGCGTAAAGGCGCTGCGACGCGAGGTTGCGGACTTTGTAGAGAGGGTCACACGAAGCACCATCCTCCAGAGTGGTATTCGGCTGTCCGTGCTTGGCGCCCCGAACGCAGGCAAATCATCTCTCGTCAACTGCATCACCAAAGATGACACATCCATTGTCAGCAGCATCCCGGGCACGACGCGCGATGCCATCGACGTGCCGTTGGATATCAATGGCTACAAGGTTATTCTTACAGACACCGCGGGGGTACGCGCGCACAGCACCGACCCCATCGAACTCATCGGCATTGCGCGCGCGCAAGAGCGGACCGCGCGCAGCGACATCGTGCTACTGGTGGTCGACGCCACGGCGGCCACACCCCTCAGccccgcgctgcgcagccACCTCCGCGACCTCACTGACAAGTGCCGCCTCGTCGTAATCAACAAGTCGGACCTCGTGCCCCCAAGCCGCCTAAAGTATATACAGACGCAGCTTGCAGCGGAGCTGCCCGACTGCGGTCCTGCGCTCGTCATCTCCTGCAAGCAGCGCGACGGCCTCGACGCCCTGGTACACGCCCTCACCAGCCACTTTACAGACCTTgccagctgcgccgcggCAGACCCCATTGCCATCTcggcccgcgcgcgcgacaTCCTGCGCCAGGACGTGCTCGCCGGCCTGGACGGCTTTCTCCGTCTGGCGTCCTCCGCCGAGGTCGACGTGGCGTCCGAGAGCCTCCGCAGCGCGGCTGACGGCATCGGCACCATCACCGGCGATGCCGTCGGCGTCGAGGAGGTCCTAGGTGTTGTCTTCTCGAACTTCTGCGTTGGGAAATAG
- a CDS encoding ABR064Wp (NOHBY214; No homolog in Saccharomyces cerevisiae), whose protein sequence is MRTALLLSLGLVAAVDPSPVNEEVSLEERFEDVSTYDFDLDSISYLSHIAVEKAVDWLESHDISSISECFEYYNEHRLDPGTLEIAVSTGHEWYKSSDFFRQGIDLVAELMEKSRDSQKLQWWKHGLVQSLIRLGTVDLFEELLRDNFGVHFEKLADIYKDMQVQLHSIDVVGGVVDAPHGNSLRAPKEFPWGGPNQGSGSSQGDSPSSPWDLPKEPPTVRSKAPAGNGEKTEGNPLDYANPKKATAEFNFPKFKKPKDDEKKDGDKKDDKKDDKSDNKDDKKDDKSDSKDDKKDDKSGKKDDKPDNKPDNKDDNKPDKKGDNKPDKKGDNKPDKKDDKSDNNDAKKDGKKGEKSDRKDENKDDNSDKKDDKKDGKSDRKDENKDDNSDQKDGKKDGKSDNKDEKSDDKSDNKDEKNDKSDKKDENKDDNSDKKDEKRDDNSDQKDEKRDDKSGKKDGKRDEKRDDKSDKKDEKRDDNSDKKDEKRDDKSDKKDEKRDDNSDKKDEKRDDKSDKKDEKNDKSDKKDGNDDKKDEKNDKSDKKDGNDDKKDDEKDCDKKDGDQKDDKHDDKHDDKHDDKHDDKHDDKHDDKKKNKDKNDSDKKKKGGKHDEKHDDEKKDEDKHEDEKEEKKEDKSDKKEDKRDDKSDKKEDKRDDKSDKKEDKRDDKKDERDDKSDRKEDKRDDKSGKKGDKSDKDDKSDEKDKNECGRFRKCRPIEKPDESKETNPKDDNSKGKKQEDQKSKDGKNKDGKPSDDDKTEEKPDKSKGWTKPCDRWKKNKPKDGDNSGKPKEQNPNDEKDKDSGKKGDEKSKPCDEPKVQPIEDEKDDKNSKGPKDSKDSKDSKDSINAVKATALPRGKPLRDPALADRLKNAHLRSSALPKSQILDPKFPVEPTQKPVPSASLVPKESLVVLPKPPATLVSPAEPPSSTAQPLETSEPAKPAEQAPRSTHKMSSIFIPRFKGFSKFLHAPNQAVLNGQEAPPAAPEPAPEAAPEAAPEAGNPDADPAASASPVDGTQASSIVRYTRTAAAGSSAASSDLSDAASTLLARRPGYVTFDGTFPTGKRLEKYYSNHTNGSSFIIDTNVSNVATNLHPWSFVGAVIVLVSSALLF, encoded by the coding sequence ATGAGAACGGCTCTACTATTAAGCTTAGGCCTAGTGGCTGCGGTAGACCCTTCGCCGGTCAACGAAGAGGTTTCGTTAGAGGAAAGATTCGAGGACGTCTCCACGTATGACTTTGACTTGGACTCGATCTCGTATCTCAGTCACATTGCTGTGGAAAAGGCAGTTGATTGGTTGGAGTCACACGATATTAGCAGCATTTCGGAATGTTTCGAGTACTACAATGAACACCGGCTAGACCCCGGAACACTAGAAATAGCGGTGAGCACCGGGCATGAGTGGTACAAGTCGTCTGACTTTTTTAGACAGGGTATAGATTTGGTTGCTGAGCTTATGGAGAAGTCGAGGGACTCCCAGAAGCTCCAATGGTGGAAGCACGGCCTAGTCCAGAGTCTAATACGCTTGGGTACTGTGGATTTGTTTGAGGAGCTATTGAGAGACAACTTTGGGGTACATTTTGAAAAGCTAGCCGATATCTACAAGGACATGCAAGTGCAGTTGCACTCTATTGATGTTGTTGGCGGCGTTGTCGACGCTCCTCATGGTAACAGTCTGAGAGCTCCGAAGGAATTCCCATGGGGTGGTCCAAACCAGGGCAGTGGCTCCTCGCAGGGTGACAGCCCATCGTCGCCATGGGATCTGCCAAAAGAGCCGCCTACTGTTAGATCCAAAGCTCCCGCAGGCAATGGTGAGAAGACCGAAGGAAACCCGCTCGATTACGCCAATCCAAAGAAAGCCACTGCTGAATTCAACTTCCCCAAGTTTAAGAAGCCAAAGGATGATGAGAAGAAAGATGGCGACAAGAAGGATGACAAGAAGGATGACAAGTCCGACAACAAGGATGACAAGAAGGATGACAAGTCCGACAGCAAGGATGACAAGAAGGATGACAAGTCCGGCAAGAAAGACGACAAGCCTGACAACAAGCCTGACAACAAGGATGACAACAAGCCTGACAAGAAGGGGGACAACAAGCCTGACAAGAAGGGGGACAACAAGCCTGATAAGAAGGACGACAAGTCCGACAACAATGATGCCAAGAAGGATGGCAAGAAAGGTGAAAAGTCTGACAGGAAGGATGAAAACAAGGATGACAATTCCGACAAGAAGGATGACAAGAAGGATGGCAAGTCTGACAGGAAGGATGAAAACAAGGATGACAACTCCGACCAGAAGGATGGCAAGAAGGATGGCAAGTCTGACAATAAGGATGAGAAGAGCGATGACAAGTCTGACAATAAGGATGAGAAGAATGACAAGTCTGACAAGAAAGATGAAAACAAGGACGACAATTCCGACAAGAAAGATGAGAAGAGGGATGACAATTCCGACCAGAAGGATGAGAAGAGGGATGACAAGTCTGGCAAAAAGGATGGCAAGAGGGATGAGAAGAGGGATGACAAGTCTGACAAGAAGGATGAGAAGAGGGATGACAATTCCGACAAGAAGGATGAGAAGAGGGATGACAAGTCTGACAAGAAGGATGAGAAGAGGGATGACAATTCCGACAAGAAGGATGAGAAGAGGGATGACAAGTCTGACAAGAAGGATGAGAAGAATGACAAGTCCGACAAGAAGGATGGCAATGATGACAAGAAGGATGAGAAGAATGACAAGTCCGACAAGAAGGATGGCAATGATGACAAGAAGGACGACGAGAAGGATTGTGACAAGAAGGATGGGGACCAGAAGGACGACAAGCATGACGACAAGCATGACGACAAGCATGACGACAAGCATGACGACAAGCATGACGACAAGCATGACGACAAGAAAAAGAATAAGGACAAGAACGATTCCGATAAGAAGAAGAAAGGTGGTAAGCATGACGAGAAACATGACGACGAGAAGAAGGATGAGGACAAACATGAAGACGAGAAGGAAGAAAAGAAGGAAGACAAGTCCGACAAGAAGGAAGACAAGAGGGACGACAAGTCTGACAAGAAGGAAGATAAGAGGGACGACAAGTCTGACAAGAAAGAAGACAAGAGGGACGACAAGAAGGACGAGAGGGATGACAAGTCCGACAGGAAGGAAGACAAGAGGGACGACAAGTCTGGCAAGAAGGGCGACAAGTCTGACAAGGACGACAAGTCGGACGAGAAGGATAAGAATGAATGCGGCAGGTTCAGAAAGTGCAGGCCAATTGAGAAACCAGATGAATCTAAAGAAACCAATCCAAAGGACGACAACTCCAAAGGCAAGAAACAGGAAGACCAGAAGTCAAAGGATGGAAAGAACAAGGACGGAAAACCATCCGACGACGACAAGACTGAAGAAAAGCCAGACAAGTCGAAGGGATGGACCAAGCCGTGCGACAGGTGGAAGAAAAACAAGCCTAAGGACGGAGACAATTCTGGAAAGCCAAAGGAGCAGAACCCTAACGATGAGAAGGACAAGGATTCTGGAAAGAAAGGCGACGAAAAGTCTAAACCTTGCGACGAGCCAAAAGTGCAGCCTATCGAAGACGAGAAGGACGACAAGAATTCGAAGGGCCCCAAGGACTCCAAGGACTCCAAGGACTCCAAGGACTCCATTAACGCAGTGAAGGCCACCGCCCTTCCTAGGGGCAAGCCGCTACGCGACCCCGCGCTAGCCGACAGATTGAAGAACGCCCACTTGAGGAGCAGCGCGCTTCCCAAATCCCAGATCCTAGACCCAAAATTCCCAGTTGAGCCCACCCAGAAGCCCGTGCCATCTGCCTCCCTAGTGCCTAAGGAGTCCCTTGTCGTGCTGCCTAAGCCTCCGGCCACCTTGGTTTCCCCAGCAGAGCCTCCAAGCTCAACTGCACAGCCGCTAGAAACCTCCGAGCCGGCAAAGCCCGCCGAACAGGCCCCACGCAGCACCCACAAGATGTCTTCGATTTTCATTCCTCGCTTCAAGGGCTTCTCCAAGTTTCTCCACGCTCCAAATCAGGCTGTTCTCAACGGCCAGGAGGCCCCTCCTGCTGCGCCGGAACCCGCGCCAGAAGCCGCGCCAGAAGCCGCGCCAGAAGCCGGCAACCCGGATGCAGACCCTGCAGCCTCTGCTAGCCCAGTCGACGGCACACAGGCGTCCTCCATCGTGCGCTACACCCGCACAGCGGCCGCAGGCTCCTCCGCCGCGTCCTCCGACCTGTCCGACGCCGCCAGCACCTTGCTAGCGCGCAGACCGGGCTACGTCACCTTTGATGGCACCTTCCCCACCGGAAAACGTCTAGAGAAGTACTACAGCAACCACACCAACGGCTCCTCGTTCATCATCGACACCAATGTGTCGAATGTGGCCACCAATCTCCACCCGTGGTCTTTTGTCGGCGCTGTGATCGTCTTGGTCAGCAGTGCCTTACTCTTTTGA
- the MRPL3 gene encoding mitochondrial 54S ribosomal protein mL44 (Syntenic homolog of Saccharomyces cerevisiae YMR024W (MRPL3)) — translation MPQVIRALRCFHSGIFLRQGAVGATGAGGATELEKYRGYFKQLQQALETGDEEAAGKSPLLHTLHSRLALPQQLGLGTLSRCLNCPSANLADVGMKTAKTAQNKEQHNRSLNILGKNLLTLHAMRRLVERYPRLPVPVLNAAVDAYIGLPVLAQIGRGWGIESERETVMERFLRQEPSHMTLGRLRFFNNTLKEIDGIRILSSSNMSESASMAMAVRSIVGALWASTQDLQLVERFLDAHVMSRKLPITQLFMFEQPTRELARLCSREGLERPVSKLIAETGRLSKAPVFVVGVFSGEEKLGEGFGSSLKEAKARAATDALMKWYCYQPLPSQGPVIDPGQVLV, via the coding sequence ATGCCACAAGTGATTCGAGCGCTGCGGTGTTTCCATAGTGGGATTTTCCTGCGCCAGGGTGCGGTCGGTGCGACGGGTGCTGGTGGGGCTACTGAGCTAGAGAAGTATCGCGGGTACTTCAAGCAGTTGCAACAAGCATTGGAAACAGGAGATGAGGAAGCGGCAGGGAAATCGCCCCTGCTGCATACGTTGCATTCGCGGCTtgcgctgccgcagcagctcggGCTCGGGACGCTGAGCCGGTGCTTGAACTGCCCGTCGGCGAACCTGGCGGACGTAGGGATGAAGACGGCCAAGACGGCGCAGAATAAGGAGCAGCACAACCGCTCTCTGAACATCCTGGGCAAGAACCTGCTGACGCTGCACGCGATGCGGCGGCTTGTGGAACGGTATCCGCGGTTGCCAGTGCCCGTGCTAAACGCCGCGGTGGACGCGTACATTGGATTGCCCGTGCTGGCGCAGATCGGCCGCGGCTGGGGTATCGAGTCGGAGCGCGAGACCGTCATGGAGCGCTTTCTGCGGCAGGAGCCTTCACACATGACCCTGGGGCGCCTGCGCTTTTTCAACAACACACTGAAGGAGATAGACGGAATCCGCATACTGTCGTCCTCCAACATGTCGGAGAGCGCCTCGATGGCCATGGCGGTGCGGAGCATAGTTGGCGCACTGTGGGCGTCCACACAGGACCTGCAGCTCGTCGAGCGCTTTCTAGATGCCCATGTGATGTCCCGGAAGCTGCCTATCACGCAGCTGTTCATGTTTGAGCAGCCCACCAGGGAGCTGGCCCGCCTGTGCTCGCGCGAGGGCCTCGAGCGTCCAGTCTCCAAGCTGATTGCCGAAACGGGGCGTCTTTCGAAGGCGCCTGTCTTCGTGGTTGGCGTGTTCTCAGGCGAGGAGAAGCTCGGCGAGGGCTTCGGTAGTTCGCTAAAGGAGGCGAAGGCCAGGGCGGCCACGGATGCATTGATGAAGTGGTACTGCTACCAGCCCCTGCCCTCGCAAGGCCCCGTCATAGATCCCGGCCAGGTCCTCGTATAA
- a CDS encoding ABR066Wp (Syntenic homolog of Saccharomyces cerevisiae YMR025W (CSI1)) yields the protein MEEWIIEEEVLLAASYYNAQSTSGVGRSRAGTSDEVPKAYLLLGDESAKHVQTPVAIDVRVDAGSKQLMWDASLVAERVRLVQVIHTMQTVVGLLVAGTGKCYSTFVLEIAARWPAVHNVFTYGRDGTLQCLDLTLGRQVAYVTAACGMRKYLPQKPAKAGGKETDLEEQSRVLEALQQKVAQIVTYLEGIEGELELPQEEILRQCWLLVCRLRRPPSRDIEEEILALETQCQLINVLTTQFETSMLLD from the coding sequence ATGGAGGAGTGGATCATTGAAGAGGAGGTGCTCCTGGCCGCCAGCTACTACAACGCGCAGTCCACCAGCGGCGTCGGGAGGTCGCGCGCAGGCACTAGTGATGAAGTGCCGAAGGCATATCTGCTCCTCGGGGACGAAAGTGCCAAGCATGTGCAGACGCCGGTGGCAATTGACGTCCGCGTGGATGCAGGATCGAAGCAGCTCATGTGGGACGCAAGCCTAGTTGCAGAGCGCGTTCGCCTGGTGCAGGTAATACACACGATGCAGACCGTGGTTGGCTTGCTGGTTGCAGGTACGGGCAAATGCTATAGCACATTCGTCCTCGAGATTGCTGCGCGCTGGCCCGCAGTACACAACGTCTTCACCTACGGTAGGGACGGGACTCTCCAATGCCTGGATCTGACGCTTGGCCGCCAGGTGGCGTACGTGACGGCGGCGTGCGGGATGCGCAAGTACCTGCCTCAGAAACCGGCGAAAGCGGGCGGCAAAGAGACCGACCTCGAGGAGCAGAGCCGCGtgctggaggcgctgcaACAGAAGGTGGCTCAAATCGTGACCTACCTAGAGGGTATCGAGGgcgagctggagctgcCGCAGGAGGAGATACTTCGCCAGTGCTGGCTGCTGGTCTGTAGGCTGCGCAGACCGCCGTCGCGGGACATCGAAGAAGAGATATTGGCGTTGGAAACGCAGTGCCAGCTTATAAATGTTCTTACTACACAGTTCGAGACGTCAATGCTGCTGGACTAG
- the PEX12 gene encoding ubiquitin-protein ligase peroxin 12 (Syntenic homolog of Saccharomyces cerevisiae YMR026C (PEX12)) produces the protein MDFYSNLPVDATATPTLFEITSSHEIDGLLKPTFQYLSANAIQRAPTRARIMLHSRFDELYALLKLLLEYYHLDKYNATFIEKYYGLQRESVAGGVAGARLSRGQVAVVLCEKVAAVYVRDKLDQLHGRLYGRRLTAKLSAWERWFVRWYPHLKKLVAVASLLCKLRYLSGRSRATSVLDYLAGIQYARLSQPAGADAVAAAGAALARPVRTNWPRIRELIYRFLKTTGGALGVLTSELFPTFIFTVRLLQQWSQQPTKKQDPWDTLSSAPPAPRPEVLVHGDAEATDAAEGEPYISVRCPVCRSAVSNPGVLQTGYIACYPCAVRYVEKHGKCPVMQTPLLGGPRGIRKLIC, from the coding sequence ATGGACTTCTACTCTAATCTGCCAGTCGATGCGACTGCGACGCCGACGCTGTTCGAGATCACGTCGTCGCACGAAATCGATGGGCTGCTCAAGCCCACGTTCCAGTACCTGTCGGCGAATGCCATTCAGCGGGCGCCCACGCGGGCGCGGATCATGCTGCACTCGCGGTTCGACGAGCTGTATGcgctgctgaagctgctgctggagtACTACCACCTGGACAAGTACAACGCCACCTTCATCGAGAAGTACTACGGGCTGCAGCGCGAGTCGGTGGCCGGCGGGGTGGCCGGCGCGCGCCTGTCCAGGGGGCAGGTGGCGGTGGTGCTATGCGAGAAGGTGGCGGCCGTGTACGTGCGGGACAAGCTGGACCAACTGCACGGGAGGCTCTACGGGCGGCGGCTGACGGCGAAGCTGAGCGCGTGGGAGCGGTGGTTTGTTCGCTGGTACCCGCACCTGAAGAAACTGGTCGCGGTCGCGAGCCTGCTGTGCAAGCTGCGGTACCTGTCGGGGCGGTCAAGGGCGACGTCCGTGCTCGACTACCTCGCGGGCATCCAGTACGCGCGGCTCTCGCAGCCCGCTGGTGCCGACGCAGTGGCGgctgccggcgccgccCTTGCTCGCCCGGTGCGTACGAACTGGCCCCGCATCCGCGAGCTCATCTACCGCTTCCTCAAGAcgacaggcggcgcgctgggCGTGCTGACCAGCGAGCTGTTCCCGACGTTCATCTTCACCGTCaggctgctgcagcagtgGTCGCAGCAGCCCACCAAAAAGCAGGACCCGTGGGATACCCTGTCCtcggcgccgccggcgccgcgaCCCGAGGTCCTGGTCCACGGTGACGCCGAGGCGACGGACGCCGCAGAGGGCGAGCCGTACATCAGCGTGCGCTGCCCCGTGTGCCGGTCAGCCGTCAGCAACCCGGGCGTCCTGCAGACTGGGTATATTGCGTGCTACCCCTGCGCAGTGCGCTATGTAGAAAAGCACGGGAAGTGCCCCGTTATGCAGACGCCACTCCTGGGCGGACCCCGCGGGATCCGCAAGCTGATTTGCTGA
- the FBA1 gene encoding fructose-bisphosphate aldolase FBA1 (Syntenic homolog of Saccharomyces cerevisiae YKL060C (FBA1)), with amino-acid sequence MGVQDVLKRKQGVIVGDDVRALFSYAREHKFAIPAINVTSSSTVVAALEAARDSKSPIILQTSNGGAAYFAGKGVSNEGQYAAVQGATAAAHYIRSIAPAYGVPVVLHTDHCAKKLLPWYDGMLEADEAYFKEHGEPLWSSHMLDLSEETDDENIATCVKYFQRMAKMGQWLEMEIGITGGEEDGVNNEHVEKDALYTSPETVFAVYEALAPISPNFSIAAAFGNVHGVYKPGNVVLSPEILGEHQQYAAAKVGGSEAKPLYLVFHGGSGSTQQEFNTAISNGVVKVNLDTDCQYAYLQGIRDYVLNKKDYIMSMIGNPEGEDKPNKKFFDPRVWVREGEKTMTKRIAEALQVFHAVNQL; translated from the coding sequence ATGGGTGTGCAAGACGTGCTAAAGAGAAAGCAGGGTGTGATTGTGGGTGACGACGTGCGTGCGCTGTTCTCGTACGCGCGCGAGCACAAGTTTGCGATCCCAGCGATCAACGTGacgtcgtcgtcgacggTTGTCGCGGCATTGGAGGCTGCGCGTGACAGCAAGTCGCCAATCATCCTGCAGACGTCCAACGGCGGAGCCGCGTACTTTGCGGGCAAGGGCGTGTCCAACGAGGGCCAGTACGCTGCGGTCCAGGGCGCgaccgcggccgcgcacTACATCCGGTCGATTGCGCCTGCATACGGCGTGCCTGTGGTGCTGCACACCGACCACTGCGCCAAGAAGCTGCTGCCATGGTACGATGGCATGCTGGAGGCGGACGAGGCGTACTTCAAGGAGCACGGCGAGCCGCTATGGTCGTCGCACATGCTTGACCTGTCCGAGGAGACTGACGACGAGAACATCGCGACCTGCGTTAAGTACTTCCAGCGCATGGCCAAGATGGGCCAGTGGCTAGAGATGGAGATCGGTATCACCGGCGGTGAGGAGGACGGTGTGAACAACGAGCACGTCGAGAAGGACGCGCTATACACCTCCCCAGAGACCGTCTTCGCTGTGTACGAGGCGCTTGCGCCAATCTCGCCTAACTTCTCCATCGCCGCTGCCTTCGGTAACGTGCACGGTGTGTACAAGCCAGGCAACGTCGTGTTGTCGCCTGAGATCCTAGGCGAGCACCAGCAGTACGCGGCCGCCAAGGTCGGCGGCTCCGAGGCCAAGCCTTTGTACCTGGTCTTCCACGGTGGCTCCGGCTCCACCCAGCAGGAGTTCAACACCGCCATCTCCAACGGTGTGGTCAAGGTCAACTTGGACACCGACTGCCAGTACGCCTACTTGCAGGGCATCCGTGACTACGTCCTGAACAAGAAGGACTACATCATGAGCATGATCGGCAACCCAGAGGGCGAGGACAAGCCAAACAAGAAGTTCTTCGACCCACGTGTCTGGGTCAGAGAGGGTGAGAAGACCATGACCAAGCGTATCGCCGAGGCCCTACAGGTGTTCCACGCCGTCAACCAGTTGTAA
- a CDS encoding putative methyltransferase (Syntenic homolog of Saccharomyces cerevisiae YMR027W) produces MGAKVSFWGRGSVGQITWRGPVRHRVTRGRTRGHAAGCVSRAALEQPPARADARAGRAGQRLFIAGGRPARAARGPRMNAAPPPRKFRTDDAGTFGQYTARERWPRILQNCLEDLAAEHAEGAAAAQLRELTAQVAALKADVEADRALEFFSAAEERSAHVPASFNSALASSGSRSWLAAEWLTCEIYLYRRLDVLVRAQPAWREHDVFERVKRETFRQSGRGVVELAQWFCGAATQLARSRDALEPLFREFVDISLWGNATDLSLLTNVTAAEIESLQGAQARAAAEARVLVNDTAAAWAGLSAGPPGRVDFVLDNSGFELYADLLFALFLLDAGLAAEVVFHTKDIPYMVSDTMDKDVEQLLADLEDGAFFAVGAAEREALDEVATRVRAALAAGRLRLRADSFWTEPQDFWELVPGHAVFEELRQARLVVFKGDLNYRKLTGDRRWPRETPWATALGPLARHGLRVLSLRTCKADVVVGLPAGVDERLCAEWEREGHEHGSWWATCGRWAVVSYCDGKY; encoded by the coding sequence ATGGGGGCAAAGGTTTCTTTTTGGGGTCGCGGGTCAGTTGGGCAGATTACGTGGCGTGGACCCGTTCGGCATCGTGTGACGCGGGGCCGTACGCGCGGACACGCAGCTGGCTGCGTGTCCCGCGCGGCGCTCGAGCAGCCccctgcgcgcgcggacgcgcgcgccgggcgcgcgggACAGCGCCTATTTATTGCTGGGGGGCGGCccgcgcgggcggcgcgcgggccaAGGATGAACGCAGCACCACCCCCTCGCAAGTTCCGGACAGACGACGCCGGCACGTTCGGACAGTACACCGCGCGCGAACGCTGGCCGCGGATCCTGCAGAACTGCCTCGAGGACCTGGCCGCGGAGCACGCggagggcgcggcggccgcgcagctgcgcgagctgaCGGCGCAGGTCGCAGCGCTCAAGGCGGACGTGGAGGCGGACCGGGCGCTGGAGTTTTTTTCGGCGGCGGAGGAAAGGAGCGCGCACGTGCCCGCGTCGTTCAACTCGGCGCTGGCGAGCAGCGGCTCGCGGTCGTGGCTGGCGGCGGAGTGGCTCACGTGCGAGATCTACCTGTACAGGCGGCTGGACGTGCTGGTGCGCGCGCAGCCGGCGTGGCGCGAGCACGACGTGTTCGAGCGCGTGAAACGCGAGACGTTCCGGCAGTCGGGACGCGGCGtggtggagctggcgcagtGGTTCTGCGGGGCGGCGacgcagctggcgcgctCGCGCGACGCTCTGGAGCCGCTGTTCCGCGAGTTCGTGGACATTTCGCTGTGGGGGAACGCGACGGACCTGTCGCTGCTGACGAACGTGACGGCGGCGGAGATCGAGTCGTTGCAGggcgcgcaggcgcgggcggccGCGGAGGCGCGCGTGCTGGTGAACGAcacggcggcggcgtgggcgGGGCTGAGTGCGGGGCCGCCCGGGCGCGTGGACTTTGTGCTGGACAACTCGGGGTTTGAGCTGTACGCGGACCTGCTGTTCGCGCTGTTTCTGCTGGACGCGGGGCTAGCCGCCGAGGTGGTGTTCCACACGAAAGACATCCCGTACATGGTCAGCGACACGATGGATAAGGACGTGGAGCAGCTACTGGCGGACCTGGAGGACGGCGCGTTCTTCGCGGTGGGCGCAGCGGAGCGCGAGGCGCTGGATGAGGTGGCGACGCgggtgcgcgcggcgctggcggcggggcggctgcggctgcgcgcAGACTCGTTCTGGACGGAGCCGCAGGACTTCTGGGAGCTGGTGCCGGGGCACGCAGTGTTTGAGGAGctgcggcaggcgcggTTGGTGGTGTTCAAGGGCGACCTGAACTACCGGAAGCTGACGGGTGACCGGCGGTGGCCGCGCGAGACGCCGTGGGCGACGGCGCTCGGGCCGCTGGCGCGGCACGGGCTGCGCGTGCTGAGCCTGCGCACGTGCAAGGCGGACGTGGTGGTCGGGCTGCCCGCGGGCGTCGACGAGCGGCTGTGCGCGGAGTGGGAGCGCGAGGGCCACGAGCACGGGTCCTGGTGGGCGACCTGCGGCCGCTGGGCCGTGGTGAGCTACTGCGATGGTAAATATTGA